From the Plutella xylostella chromosome 5, ilPluXylo3.1, whole genome shotgun sequence genome, the window GGACACTCTACACTATGTTTACCTATCACTTTGCCAGCCCATCTTAACATACTGCATAAGTCAATGGGGTGGATCGTCGAAAACATATATGATAACTATTGAAAGAGCGCAACGGTCAATCATAAAGGTCATGTACAAAAAGAAAAGGAGATATCCTACCACACTCTTATATAaagaaagtaaaatattaagcaTAAGAAAACTTTACATCCTTCAGGCATCGCTCATACAGCACAAGATAATTCTGAATTCTATAGAATACGAACATATGCTTTCCCAAAGAGTGTTCAGAGCCTCACCAGTCACTGCCAACACTGCATTTGGACAAAGATTTCCTCCCTTCCTTCATCCACACATATACAATAAGATTATCAAAGTAAATCCTAACTTGAAACAATGCACAATGAAAGaaaccaaaaatatattgagTAAATGGCTTATTAATCTTGATTATTCAGATACAGAAGAAATCTTAagcataacaaaataaatgtcaaCTACCTATTATATGCTAAATAAATTCCTACTTAAGCTCACATATTtatctatatacatatatatatatatatatatatatattttatcttatataaatattgtatggtatatctatattataatatatttacctatatatgtgataatattattattatttgtaaccTATCTccaatgtttaattttaaatttctcattttttagattaaaataatttaagtttttaaagtctaaataagtacctaaagtcAAATAGAGATCTCATTTATTTTACCTAATAAGTTACTAATAAGTTGTTTACATCCTCACAAggatagaatataattattgttctcttttttaataataatcttttTCTATAATTAGTTACTTACGTAGAATTTAGAgaattttgttacttttattttattttacacaacAGTGTACCACCTAGCGCATAACAAATTACTTTGGTTATATCTGCCTACCGAAGTCCACGACACAGGCTCAGCCTAGTGTGGACTTCACTGAAATTCCATGCGAAATACCTAATGTCATCATTTAGTATGGACGACTTGTACCTACCATCTTTATGTAATGTTTCTCACTGTATAATATTTGTCTATGCTTACATggtgtgtaaataaaaattttttttttttgatttttgatttttgacaTAGCTGATAATTACACATCCCAAGCGATAACGACTCTTCTCCCTCTACTTGAACCAACGCTATTTCAGGTAAGTCCACATATTTACGAGCTGAAGCTGAGGCAGCTGCGCATGGTTCGCcagccgcggccgccgccgcttACTGACGAGGTCGTCGACCGCTGCCCCTGGAGCGTCCCCGCCGTCCACCACCACATCCCGCTAGAGCTGGTCCTCAACCAACTACACAACCTCAAGGAACTGACACTCGTCTTCGGAGTCAACAACCTCGAAGAGAACTACGAGCCCAGACTCTTCGAGCTCTCCATCGCAGATTGCGAGTCGCTCTGCATCGGATTAGAAAACCTACAACACTTCAGAGCACTCCGAATCAATCGGAGCAACCTGGATTGTTCCAAAGTGAAGGTTATTCTGCAGCGGCTAGTAAAAAAAGAGAGTATAGAGGAGCTAGATTTCAATCATTGCAAGATTGGCGACCACGGGATGAAAGCGTTGGGGGGGTTTATTTCTCTACACAACAATATAAAAGTGGTCCGTATCGCCAACAATCGGTTCGGGGCGGTCGGGGCGCGGGGCCTGGCGTACGCTCTGCAAATGAAACCAGCCGCTCCAATTGAACTCATCGGTGAGTGGTTCTgctagcctagcacggggGACATAAGTTTTCCGTTGCACTCGCTCTGGAAGCCGCGCGATGTGAATGAGCGCGACGCAATACTTTTGTATATCTTGGCGTGTGCGTCTTGTGCCCCGTGCCAGGCCATCTGTTTACAAATAGGTTTATAACTATTTCCTTGTTATTAAgtatacatttaatattttgttttgcaTATTTAGATTGTCCGTCAATGACTTACtagtttttattagttattttgCCTTTCGAAACCAGTATTGAAAGGTCAACCGGTTTATCGAACATTGATAAGTAGCAGTATTTTATGCGAGAAGGTAAGTTTTGTAATACCAAACAATAGCAGTTATCAGTAACATTTCTCagtaactaagtaggtatacctacagaatatttaaaacataataataataatatttaaaatatgataAGCACATATCACTATCATATTACACTTGCGTGAAATTACGCGTGATACCAATGTTGTTATTACAAAGTTAAGTATCTCAATTAACCTTTCAGCTCTTCAAGTAAGTACCTCAGTATCTcgataataaatatttcatagcGACCGATTTACTCCCAAGTCCCACCGTATAAGTTTTAACCTCGAGTTGAAAATGGAACAATACAAAAAGTAGCAACCTTGCAGTGTTTCAGCAACTTTTATCCATGTCATATTTAGAAGTAACTAGCTTTTGTCCACGGCTTCGCATGCGTTTAATTCGTAGTAAGTAATACAATTGgcctaatattattatgtaagcaTCATTACATAGTATAAAACAAAGTCCCTTTTTCTGTCCTTTTAAAACCAGGCAACGGATTTGGATGTCGTATTATAGTGTCATTTAAGATGAAAGTTTATGTATAACTAATAATATCAGAGTTTTTCTgtactgtatttatttaaaagtgttaagtacctactataaatataaattttcctCTTAAATCACTctatttacctatttacaaTAACCGCATCAAAATCCgctatgtataattttaaagatCCAAGCAACAGTATAAGATACAGACACACAAAGCGACTTTTCTTTCCACCATTTCGTGATAGTAAACTCCCTTGAACTCTTCAGACTTGAGCCTGAACCAGCTGTGTCTGGAGAGTGCCTGCGCGCTGGCCGCCGCGCTGGTGCGGTGCCGCGAGAAACCGCAGGCCCTACTGCTCAACGCTTGCGGGTTGGAAGGCGCTTCGGCGGAAAAAGTAACaagttttttatacttactgtaTGTTTCTGTTCTTGTCTGCTAAAAAGGGGAATGATTGAAGAAAAGTAGTCTAGGACGTGATGCGTATATTAACCTTCAGTGCAGACTATACCAAAGGCCGTATACAAAAAGAAAGCTGGTATCTTATAAGCCCTTACTTTTTCATACTTAGTAAGCGGTTATAAGCTTCCAGCTTTCTTTCTGTTTACTGCCTTACGACACGACTTTGGATTTGGACtggtataataaatatgcataGTAAATATGAATAGTAAATGCTTTTAGAATTTAATCCACCATTTGTACAGTAATGTGCACACAATACtcgtaattttattgtacctatacaATTTGATGTAATTcacgaaaaagtaaacttcTTATACGCTCCGACCTTCAGTAGCACACCTACTACATAATGTTATCCTACACTCCAGATAGTGGGTCTCCTGGGCCTTAACCGGGGGCTGACGCGGCTGGACCTGGCTGCCAACGACCTGTCCGGGGCGGAGGAGACCCTGCTCGACGCGCTCGACCAGAACCGACGCCTGCTGAAGATGGACCTGCGGAGCACCGGTCGGTATTTAgactgtttttaacagcatgcggatttgattCCGCACGTGGTATTGCAccgcacgcgttcatacaagtatgtattcattgtaacgcgtggaatatgcacgcgAGACTCAGGAAAATGCCATTTCTCTTCCGTccgtgatgaaatccgcattGCTCTTAAAACAACCTTAAGGGCAAGTGCGTCTACTTTTCAGTTAGAATAAATAGTCAAGATTATGGGGTTTTTGTAGGCTTCATTCAGAATggccccttttggcttagtataccacttttgcagcAACAGGGTTGTATTAActtaacaaatttataaacatGTATGTTATGTATCTTTTCGCGTTCCTGAGATAAAGGGTTTTGACGGAGAAAATTTATCATACTTATAAGGATTCCGTTTTAACCTTTTGTATTAAGTTATTGATTCAATGTAACGATCCTCACTTCTATTAGAAGGCCAAAATTTTCTTGGAACCTTGCAGGCCAGCTTACAGGAAGGAAACCGCAATAATTTCCTAATGCGAAAACGGGACCTATTAATTTGTCTCTCGTTTCAAAAACGAAGCGATGGCAACTCGATACGCGCGTCTTAATTGGAACCTCGTAACGAGCTCGCGTGCCCGATATCTTGTTGCGGCCCACAAGATACGTGGCCATATGTACAGACAGCAAAAGAGACAAGGATATCCCCAGCGCAAACAGTTTATACATTAGGATTATCATAAGAGTCATAGGTGAGGGGTTGCGAgttgaagaatatttattcaaCGCGTATTATACACAAAgactttttttataaagagcgtttttagggttccgtagccaaaatggcaaaaacggaacccttatagtttcgtcatgtccgtctgtccgtctgtccgtctgtccgtctgtcacagccgatttactcggaaactataagtactacagtgatgaaatttgatggaaatatgtgttgtatgaaccgctacaaaaatatgacactaaatagtaaaaaaaagaattgggggtggggccccccatacatgtaactgagggatgaaattttttttttcgatgtacatacccgtgtgggttatcaatggaaaggtcttttaaaatgatataaagttttctaaaaaacatttttcttaaagtgaacggtttttgagatatcagctctcaaagtcgtaaaaagtatgtcccccccctctatttttataactacggggtataaaattctaaaaaaaatagaggtgatgcatgctaattaactctttcaacgatttttggtttgatcaaagtatctcttatagtttttgagataggttgatttaagctacggaaccctttgtgcgcgagcccgactcgcacttggccggttttttttgttatgcgtaggtacatatatcaaaataattgtcactacatttaaatatgaaagtGTAAATCACAGAGGCTAGATACATGTGTCTTTTCCTGATTGTACTTAGTACACCTACTTTGACCTATCGTTGTTATGGTGTTCATACTGCAAATAAGTTGTACGTAGTTTACACGTGTGCCATAGAAGCGACTAGAAATGGAATGCTCGGAGTTCAAACTCCAATTgctatcataatattatttatgatcaTTTGGTGATGAGCAGATGACGCACGAATTAAGATCGGGCCAAAGTCCAAATGAGCATGTGTGGATGCGTTCTGAATCTTTGAAATGTACTCGTACGCACTATGATAGTATTAGGAAAATCTATGCTGCCACGGTTTCcgcagtaggtacttaagtaaaattttaaaatacgcAACTATACACCTGTGACCTGCCGGTCAGTTCACATCGGACTTGTGTTGTGTCACTTGTGTGCAGTAAAGactgtacttatattatatccCTCAAATAACTCGCCACAAAAATCCCTTCCATTCCAGGGGTGTCAGAAGAAACAGAGCAGAAAGTGAGCGAGCTACTGGATCGCAACCGGCGGCTGATCGGTCAGGAGACGGAGCCGAGTGAGGAGATACCGCCTCTGTACCTCAACCAGCCGGAGTACCTGGTGTGGGAGTACCACCCCGACAACCCGGACCACATCCCGGGCAGGTACCCGCCCAGGGTGCCCGAGGTCTGATGCCCGGGATAAAACTGTCGTATTGTTATTCTGGCAAGTTAtcgtttttcataaataatatattgttattCTGGCAAGTTAtcgtttttcataaataatataagtaataaataatacaatacagaTAGGGGGTGAGTCAGCTAAGTGCCTTTTGGAAAATCgtgaaataatattaactccCCCAAGGTAAAAAGTCAGGTGACAAACTTTGGCTGCTCAATGGAGAATCGCGATTTTTTCGGATTCGGATCGGAACCAGAGGTGCCCCCTTTGAGCTTACTAAATTATAAAGCAGGTtccattttttattaaactgtattttaataaatttaagagACTAGGTAGATGTTATCCCTGCTCACGATTAAGTAAAATAACCCCAATTCAAAATCTTGGTTTGATTATAAtgttacatttaaaataaaaccgaACGCTcgtttttacttaattatttcctACATCAAATATGTTTTTGGTCTTGTctgtatttaataaattttatgtttattcttattataaaaaacattgtttattttgagagaaagtataattaaaagtagggtacacacacacacacatcgCCGCAAATAAACCCGACCCAGATTTTTGCTTCAAATGTAAATTGTGGATAAATTTGTgtaacaacaaaaatatttgatcGGTGGTCGTGTCACGTATCCTATAGTATAGATGATCGGAATATcgactgaattttattaaaaaaattgcaaactgCTGGCTGAAGTGGCCAACGAACCCTTCTACGTAaaactttgtaaatattaaatgaatAACATTGGTGGAATAACAGATATAGTTCATAAATATGTTACTACCGCTACACGAGGCTTCAGAATAAATACGGGAACCTTTCATAATCGCCTGAAGGCATTCGCGGACCGCCTATAAAAGTGGTCGCAAAAGAAGATCCTCCTTTTCACACATGGACATGACCACTGGTAAAATGTATTACTATTTAGATATCCAGACCTAATACATAAATGATAGACGTGGTCTATTTAGTAAACATCTTCATGTTTGTATGAATGTTAATGTACCTTTATATACTTAGATGTAGACGCAATAGATATGTACATGATCGGAGTAAAGTCCATATCATAGCTGATGTTCGTTGATAAACTTTATAAGAGTCAATGTTGCAGTTGCACTTCGGATTTGTtatcataaatttaataaaaaatattatgaaatgacTTTATGAATATGGAGTAGTGACTCGTTGttggtaggtagtaggtaccaaattattgtttgaGTTATTATATAAGTCAAGTAGCCTATTGCCAAATATCCGCCCGCAGGgttttagacgaccgaatggcgtagtggttagtgaccctgactactgagccgatggtctcgggttcgattcccggccgaggcagatatttgtttaaacacagatatttgttctcgggtcttggatgtgcccgtaaaatggcaataggcccacccctattacattgggactaacatacactctggcgaaaagtgggtgcagcaatgcacctctgcctaccccgcaagggagtacattagtacaaggcgtgagtgcgtgtgtgtgtttttttagtCGCATTCCTATAAAAAGTTTGTATATTTGTGACGAAAATGCCCATAATTGTGAAGAATCGTTTTGTATAGGAATGCGTCTGAACCatagtacaaatttaattgatGATGTGATGTATCGCTCTCCATTCCCCTGTCTACACAAAGTGTAGCCATATTACCATATTTTCATTCTGACgtgaaataaagttaaataagtataGGACCCAATCTATTTTCCCATTTGAGTAGAATGGACATAGAGTATTCTAATTAACAATCACGAAACTAATTTCATCACACCAGGAAACAAATTCAACGTAAATATAGGTCACGCAAATTGCAAATAAGCTAACTCATCAATCTGAAGTAATATATTCAAAATTGCTGATTCGTATATTCATTGAGTTTGCGAGTGTGGCGGTTTCATCAAATTCAATTGTTTCGCGAAAACAAAAAAGAACGGCTGGCACTTggaggtatttttattttttgaagccatgaaataaattgaaaaatttCGCTAAATTTTAGAAACgaacttttttttgttaagttacttactaatgttttattacttatagaCCGGCTTTTTACACAactttctgaaattaattaattttaggaaaataaataacatggGCAGAAACATAAGCGAATACTAGTAGTTATCCGCGAGCTCTACTTGGCTTAAAAAATCCAAttttacgaaaaaaaaaactagatattaagaaataagaaCAGTCCGGCTAAAGTCTGGaagtggcggcggcggcggcggcgcgtggACGTGACGTCACAAGAGAGGCTTTGATGCCTCCGAGTGTCGAGATGAAACCCGATCGGCCCACGCTAATAGCTCTTTTAACCAGGCTTGTTAACTTCCCCTGACCTTTGCTTGTCGGTTCATCAATTAGAAAGAATTTCTATTTTAAACCgtgtgtatttcataatataatttgaCCTATAAAGTTCAGATATTCGGATAGATACATCCTGCAAATTTACAAAGTATCATAGTAGATGTTAACAAGTTTGGGAATGCTGTCACAGTTTACACAAGGTATAGGTAATAACCCTAGTATTATTTAAGCTACCCATTCTTGTTACTATTACTTATagctaggtacctaggtaaatACGAGTAATTATACAATTTCATAAAGGCTGCTTTATGTAGGTAAACTTTTGCATTGTTACGAAATTCCATCACATGTATCACTATTATGGTTGATATTATTACTGTTTCTAAAGTCAATTAATTTGcaagttattttaattgctAACTACCGTTATGTATTGACTTTTTATGAGATATaattaaatagatattttagTGAACAGGACATCTTAGGATATTAAAAAAGCCCttcttttaaataatcatATTGATTGATATTGGTATCGATCGATACTATCGATTACTGTACGAAATTATAGGCACTGAATTATTTAGCGACTTCGTTAGTGTGAATTATGATCGATACGCTAACAAGAGAATCTTATAAATGCAATGTTAAAATGTCTGCAGAATGCTGAAATTTAGTTGGCATAGATATTTAACTGGACGGTTCATTTCAGCTGATACTGTTCTGCctcccgccgccgcctgcaGCTGACAACGACTCTTTATATGAATCGACCGACCGCTCTTTTcgaagtatattatgtagagtaggatttaataatatgatttacaaaaatgtgtattgtacataattatactcaAGGCTGTAATCCCTGAAGGGGTAGACAGAGGTGACTCGCGAGCGAGCGACTCGCTTTTTCTTGCCTTTTgatttgtgaaaaaaaaatatgaaaagttTACATTGTAATGTGAGATAACAAAACCTGGCTACCCATAGTACAGGGTATCCTAGTTTGGGAGCCAGGACTCAATGTTGTACCTACTTTCTgacaataaagatattttcatttttattttcagataggatattattttcattacaaATACAACTAAGttccaaatattttaaagaatGATTAATTTAGATCTACAATATAcgatcccatcaaaaacaatacttgtcaaaaaaaccaagtctcgtaactcagttgttctacggtaaaaagttgtgagatccatatAATACCAAGTGTTCAATCGCTATCAGAGGCGCTGGCAACGACCTCTATTAGGTTTACATGTAACTAATTGGTATTGATATCTATTGTCTGTGTTATGTATCTATGGCATATTTAGGGCTATAGACCTCTACAGAGGGTGTAATTCATACTTGGAATAGTCAGGTTTCTACCGTATGTATATAAGCTGTGtcaatcaaatatattattcattCATAACTGGGACTCCGTTGTTTCAATACCCCCTGACAATCTTGCGACTCTTcaccaagtcttatccacgcacgcatctcaatctttaaaatatttaatgttttatataaatatattgactcggccatcgcatggaaacacgtgttaattaaattatttagtgcgatgaccaagtcaatatatttatataaaacattaaatatttttaagattgagatgcgtgcgtggataagacttggtattacatggatctcacaactttttaccgtagaacaactgagttacgagacttggtttttttgacaagtatt encodes:
- the LOC105398284 gene encoding uncharacterized protein LOC105398284; the encoded protein is MKLPYVVSSNTREVYATSSLMKESLGEASRRVIAEDFEWEEAVTPPPLSYLAVVALSQMFERLNPLDSILQKDRDLLMDLYPDSIPLKFSVPLIEDEHYWKRCLNSKFPTQKELGITFYKGRYLSMCLQEHLENANPDVFVEDDALELITLVSPHIYELKLRQLRMVRQPRPPPLTDEVVDRCPWSVPAVHHHIPLELVLNQLHNLKELTLVFGVNNLEENYEPRLFELSIADCESLCIGLENLQHFRALRINRSNLDCSKVKVILQRLVKKESIEELDFNHCKIGDHGMKALGGFISLHNNIKVVRIANNRFGAVGARGLAYALQMKPAAPIELIDLSLNQLCLESACALAAALVRCREKPQALLLNACGLEGASAEKIVGLLGLNRGLTRLDLAANDLSGAEETLLDALDQNRRLLKMDLRSTGVSEETEQKVSELLDRNRRLIGQETEPSEEIPPLYLNQPEYLVWEYHPDNPDHIPGRYPPRVPEV